The stretch of DNA AGGGAAACTGCCATCTATTTTATGCCCGAACCGGGCTTTGCCATCTTCGAATGCTGGTCGGCGAGCACGCTTGCCGGCGTGACGTTGGCGACGGCCGCCTGAAGCTTGTTCTTCCAGCCGCTGACGACATCACCTTCGCCATCCATCATTGCGTCATAGCCGATGCGCGCGACTTCGCCGGCATCGTCCTTCTTCGCCTGACCGATCGCCGTATCCGTAAGTCCGGCTCGCTTGAAGAATTCAGTTTCCGTCGCGCCGGGCATAAGACAACTGACAGTGACGCCGGAATCCTTCAGTTCCTCACGCAGTGCAAAGGAGAAGCTGTTGATGAAGGCTTTGGTGGCGTTATAGACGGCCTGGTAGGACCCCGGCATGAAGCCTGCGATCGAGCCCGTCAGCAGGATGCGCCCTTCGCCGCGGCTGCGCATCTGATTGCCGATCGCATGAATGAGGTGGATCGTTCCGGTGACATTGGTATCGACGACCCTGCGCGCCGCGGTGAAGTTCTGGTCGAGAAAGGCCTTGCCGAGGCCGCATCCCGCGTTGGCCATCAGCAGGTCCACCGACCGGCCGCTGGCCGTGATCCGTTCCACAAGCCGGTCCACGCCCTCGGGCGTTGAAAGGTCGGCTTCCACGGCATCCACTGCCGTGCCGAATTCCTTCAGCCGGGCCGCCGCCTGGTTGATGCGGTTCTCATCGGCGGCAATGATGAGATCATATCCATCGCGGGCTGCGCATTTCGCCAGTTCGTAGCCGATGCCCGTGGAGGCGCCGGTGACGACGGCGAGGCCCTTGCCTGCTTCCTTATCAGCCATGATCCTTCTCCTTTAGAGCCTTCCGTTCGAAGGAAGCGCAGGAAGTTTAGGGTTTCAGGACGACCTTGATGCATCCGTCCTGTTTGTCGCGGAACGTCTTGTAGAGGGCCGGACCGTCTTCCAGCGTGCCGCGATGGGTGATGACGAAGGACGGGTCGATGTCGCCCTTTTCAATACGCTCCATCAGGATGGGCAGATAATGCTGGACAGGCGTCTGGGCCATCTTGAACGTCAGGCCGCGGTTGATTGCCGAACCCATCGGGATCTTGTCGAGAAAACCGCCATAGACGCCGACGATCGAGACCGTTCCGAAGTTGCGGCAGCAGTGGATGGCCTGACGCAGCACATGCGGCCTGTCCGTTCCCATGAACATGGCGACCTTGATGCGGTCGAGGCGCGAATCCCAGCTGGCGGCCGCCTCGGCTTCGGTTCCCACCGCGTCGATGCAGGCATCCGCACCGCGGCCATCGGTCAGTTCCATGATCTGGTCGTAGACGTCCTTGTCCATAAAATCGAGGGTAATGGCGCCGGCCGCTTGCGCAAGCGCCATCCGTTCGGGCACTGCATCGATGGCGATCACCCGTTCGGCGCCGAGCAGGAAGGAAGAGCGTATTGCCATCTGGCCGACCGGGCCGCAGCCCCAGATCGCGATCGTGTCGCCAGGCTGGATGTTGCAGAAATCGGCCGCCATATAACCGGTCGGGAAAATATCGGACAGGAAGAGCACCTGCTCGTCGGAAAGCCCCGCCGGCACCTTGATCGGCCCGACATCGGCATAGGGCACGCGCAGATATTCCGCCTGTCCGCCGGCATAGCCGCCGAGCAGATGCGAGTAGCCGAACAGGCCCGCCGGCGAATTGCCCCAGAGTTTCGCGACCTTGGCTCGATCGGGATTTGAGCGCTCGCAGCCGGAATAGAAGCCGCGCTTGCAGAAGAAACATTCGCCGCAGGAAATGGTAAAGGGCACGACGACGCGGTCGCCGACCTTGAGTTTGGTATTGTCCTTGCCGACTTCCACCACTTCGCCCATCGTCTCATGACCCATGACGTCGCCGCTGTGCATCTCCGGCATGACGCCGTCGTAGAGATGCAGATCCGATCCGCAGATCGCGCAGGCCGTGACCTTGATGATGGCATCGCGCCCGTCCTGGATCTGAGGATCGGGGACGCTGTCACAGCGGATGTCGTGCTTGCCGTGCCACGTCAGAGCTCTCACGGTGGTTCTCCTCGCCGGTCGCCGGCGCATCGGCCCGAAAATCGGAATCGATTTCGGAAAAGCCCGATGCGCGGATTCAAGGTGTTAGAGCGCCTTTGAGCGTCCGAAAGGACGCGCAACGCTCTCATGGCGCTTCAACATCAGCTTCGGAAAAATGTTCCCGGCAATGCAGGGCTTTTCATGGTCAGGGTTCATAGGCTGATTCAGGGGAACCCCGGACTATGCCGTGAGTTCACTCAAAAGGGTCGCAACGTTGCAAGGAGAAGATGATGACCTCCCCCAAACATGCCAAGACCATGAAGCCAAGCGATATTGACCTTACCGACGATCCGGGCATTAGCCGCTCGCGTGGCATCGTCTCGCCGCCGGACGACGAAGCAATGCAGGCCGAAAACACCGTCGAAGGCGACACAGCCAACGATACGACGCCCCAGGGCGGTGTGGATCCGCGCCAGCGTGGACGCACCAACAAGTAGCCGTGACGCTCGGCTCAGTCAGAGCTCAAGCAACGCGTAGGGCTTTCCCGTAGGCTTCTCGATATGGGCCGCGACATTGTAGACGGGGGCGCCGCCCGGCGTCCGGCCCTCATAGGACCCCCGGTGGGCGTGGCCATGCACGACCGCACTGACGCGGAATCGGTCGATTGTTTCCGCCAACCGTGAAGAGCCGAGAAACGGATAGATTTCCAGGGGCTCGCCGGCCACCGTTTCGGCAATGGGCGCGTAGTGCAGCACGACGAGGGAGCGATCGGAGCGGACCTGGCGCATCGCGTTTTCGAGGCGCATCGACTCCTCGACGCTTTCGGCCACCATCGCCTTGATCGCCGCCTCGCCGAACGAGCCGAGCATGTGTCGCCCGAAGCCGCCCGCAAAGCCCTTGACGCCAACGAAGCCGACGCCGGCGACTTCGGCCGCCTGACCGTTGAGCAGTTTCACGCCGGCATCGGTCAGGACCCGGCAGACGTCATCGACCTGGCCGCTCTCGTGATCATGGTTGCCGAGGACGGCGACTGTCGGCACCGTGCAATGGCGCAGATCGCTCGCAAGCAGTTCGGCCTCCTTGGGCTTGCCGAGATCGGTGAGGTCGCCGGCGATGACGAGAACGTCGGCCACGGAGGAAATCTCCGCAAACAGATCCTTGTAGGACTTGGCGCCGTCTTCGGTCACATGAAGATCGGCCACCGCCGCAATTCTCACGCTCCTTCGCTGTTCATCCATTATGGTTCTCCTAATCTCCTCGCAATTCGCCTTCGCCGCCGACATCGGCAAAACCCCATTCCTTCACGTCGATTTCGAAATCCACGCGGGAATACATCCGGCCACGGCATATTTTCATTTGCGGCAACGGCAGCTCCTGCTGCGCCTTGAGCCGGTCCAGCAGTTCTTCCAGCAGCCATTGCGGAATCTTGTCTCGCTCGGTCGGGTAGATCCACCGGAAATTGAGGAGATGGATGAGGAGGACTTCCCAGTGAACTTCCAGGTAAGCCAGCAGCTTGCGCCAATCGATGGAATCATGTGCCTTCAAGAGGACGTGCGCGATATCGGCGCCATCATAGCGGTGGCGCAGTTGGACAAAGCACTTCGACCAGACGAGTTCGGTCGGGCTGACGATCCTGACCGTGTGGCCGCACATCTTGACCCTGCGCGCATCCTCGAACCAGTCGTCGCCGACCGGCATCGTTCCGTTGGAGGAGGCAAAGATGACGTCGAAGAAATGGTTGCCCTTGAAGACCTTTCCGAGCCAGCGCTCGTCCTCGACTTCGACCGTGTAACCCTTTGCCTTGAAGTGGCCGAGGATGCGCGCGTAGTCGCCCGCTTTGCAAAAAATGTCGAAGTCCTTCGTCTGGCGCGAAATGCCCGTATAGGCGCAGACAGCATAGGTGCCGGCGACCAGAAACGGGATCTGCGATCCGACGAGTTCTCGGACGGCCCGGGTCACGAACGGCTCGGCGTCGGGATCGATGAGTTCCGGAACCGCCTTCACTTTCATGAGCGAATTGTCGTTTTTGTCTCTTTCGGCACTTCGAGCGGTCATCGTCGATCCCAGCAATTGATACGCAAAGCAACACCTGGATGGCTTCTATGTTCCGCCGAGCCCGTCGGGGCGATGTACACGCGATAATCGCAGGGGGGCGACAAAAGCTGCCGAATTATCCGGAACTTCGCTACCGGCGCGTCGTTTGGACCATGACAAGCATCGCAGAAACGTTCCCGAGATCTGAACGGAGGATGTCATGGACAAGCGAGCGAAAATATCCACCGGCACCAATGACAGGCCCAGAAACGAGACTATTGCTGAAAGCGGCCCCGGCATTCCCGATGACAGCGGCCGGATGGTTGAGGTGCCGGATGCGGAAGCAAGGCGCATGAAAGCGTCGCTGCTGCGCGATCGGCTCGACGAACTCAAGGAGAAGCTCGATGAGGAGACGGAGCTTCCGCAACGGGGCGCGCCATGAGCGAGGTGAGGAAAGGCGGCTCTTTTCCTTCAGGAATGAGCCACGATAACTCCCAACCGCCACGGCGCATGCTGATATGCGTGGTCACCATTTTTATGATCGCCTGCCTTGTCGCACTCGCATTCACATGGATGAGGCATCCCGGCAAACCCGGCGAGACATCACCTGCGGCCACGACGGAGCAGACACGATGAGCGAGGGGGATAAAGATCCGGTTCAGCGGCCGTCGTCCTCTTCCGTCGGCAGGCGCGCCAGGCTCAATGCCGGCAGAATAGCCCTGATCCTGGTCGGCACGGTCGCCGTTGTCGCATTCACCCTTTATGCGACGATCGTTCTCTATGGCCTCGTCAAAGGCTCCTAGATCGATCACATGCCGGCGCCATAGATGCCGTCGATTGCCTCCGCGACCGCGATGAAATTCTCGCACGCGGGATCGTGGCGCTGGCCTCCGGCGAGCTTTCTTGCCCAATCCACGGCAGCCCGTCCGCCCCATTCATCGGGAGGGAGGGCCAGAGTTTCGCTCGAAGTGCCGGACATCCTGACGGCCGTAAAATCATAGAATGAGCCATCGACATTTCTGAACGAGGCGCCTCCCTCGGTTCCGAAGAAATCAGCGCGGATCTCGGCGTCACAGCCGGCGTTGAGGCGCCAGGAGCATGTCAGACGGATGATTTCGCCGCCTGCAAGCGTCAGCGTTGCGGTCGCAAAATCCTCGACCTGACCCTTGCTTTCGAGCCTTTTCCCACCCGCTCTCAATGCGCTCGTGACGTTGGTGACGGAGGGAAAATCGAGGCACCATAAGGCCAGGTCGACGAGGTGAACCCCGAGATCGATGACGCAGCCGCCGCCGGACTGGTTCTTGTCGTAGAACCAGGGCTTGTCGGGGCCATAGGCGTTGTGGAAGGTCAGATCGGCCGCAAAGATCTTTCCAAGAGCGTTCGCGCGGATGAGCTGACGGATCTGCTGCATGCCCTGCGTGTGTCGATAGGAAAGGTCGACGCCAAGCAGCCTGTCGGCGGTTCTGGAAGCATCGACGACGGCCCTGACCTCGGACGCCGTTCGGCCAAGCGGCTTTTGGCAGAAGACGGCAAAGCCCGCACCGAGGGCGCGGATGGACTGTTCGGCATGACAGGCGCTTGGCGTGGCGATCACGATGCCGTCGAGCTCCTGTTCCAACAGCGCGTCCAGATCGGCGACGATCCTGGCATCCGGGGCAAGCGCCAGGGCCTCTCGTGCCATATTTGCGGAGGGGTCGGCGACGGCGACGGCCTCGGCAACGCCGCTCCCGAGGATCGCTTTCATCCGATGCCGGCCGATCCAGCCTACGCCGAGAAAGCCGAGCTTCAGCCGTCTGGCGGTCGCCGCATGTTCTCCGGAGATCCACGTCTTCATGAATATTGCACCAGAGCCTTGAGGAAACCGTCCGGCCGGTCGCGCGTCGTGTTGAGGGCGTCGTCCAGCCTTTCCAGCGGATAGCTATGGGTGTAGAGCGGCTGCGGATCGATCCGACCTTGGCGCACGGCTTCTATGGCGTCGCGAATGCCTTTGATATAGACGGCCGGCTCGCGCTCATGAGCGTTGATGACATCGAGGCCGCGCCAGTTCCAAAGCTGCATGTTGATTTGGCGGGGCCCATCCTGGTGATAACCGGCGATGATCAGTCGCCCCCGTTCCTTCGTAAGCTCGCCCGCCAGGTCGAGCGGCCATTGTTTGCCGACGGCTTCAATGACGCAATCGCAGAATTTTCCGTCCGTGAGTGCTTTAACCTGTTCGATGATGCGCCAATGATCGTCCATGGGAATAGTCTCGGCCGCTCCCATCTCTCTCGCCACCTCAAGGGAATAGGGCCGGCGCGAGATGGCGATCACCCTTGCGCCCGCAGCCGCGGCAAGCCGGGTGAGGAGGGCGCCCAAGAATCCGATGCCGATGATGGCGACGGATTGGCCGCTCTCGATGTTGCTGCGGCCGAAGATGTTCATGGCGCAGCCGAGCGGTTCGCCCGGAAAGGGCTTGCCATCCAGCTCCTTCGGCAGTGATGCGACCATCGAGGCATCGGCAATGTCGTGCGTGGCGTAGGCATGGTAGGAAAGAGCAGCAACCCGCTCTCCCATCCGGATTCCCGTCACATCGGGGCCTATGGCGTCGACAATGCCCCAGCCCTCGTGACCTAACCCGCCAGCTTCGGTGGGGAACGTCATCCAGTCCGGCCCGGCCCAGGGCGTGAGGTTCGAGGCGCAGACGCCGCATCCTTCCAGTTTCACCCTGACCTGGCCCGGACCGGGTTCCGGCAAGGGGCGGGTATCCACCGAGATACGTCCGGGGCCGGTGACGATGGCCGCCCGCATGAGCCCGGTCTTCTGTGTCGCCGCAATGTCCATAAGATGTCCTCCAATGTGGCATCCCTAGAACAAAAGGCCTCCCGAAGAGTTCCGGTAGAGGTCAAAGAAGCATAGATGATGAAGTCAATAAAGATGTCATTGAAGAAGGAACTTTTCCATTCGCGTTCGGTTCGGCGCCTATCTCCGAAGCCAATTATTCAACCGGACGGATCTCATAATGACGATTTTGATAACTGGAGGATGCGGCTTCATTGGTCGCCACGTTGCCGAAGAACTTCTGAAAAATGGCTACGACGTGCGCATTCTCGATGCGCTGATCGACCAGGTGCATGGCGACGCCGAAGTCAGCCTGCCTGATGGAGCCGAGATCATCCAAGGCGATGTCAGAGACAAGGACGCCGTGCGCGCGGCGCTTGCCGGTGTGAACGGCGTCATCCATCTCGCCGCCGAAGTCGGCGTCGGACAGTCGATGTACGAAATTGCCCGCTACGTCGGCTGCAACGATCTCGGCACCGCGGTGCTCCTGGAAGCCATGATCGGCCTCCCCGTCAAGACGATCGTCGTCGCCTCATCGATGAGTGTCTATGGAGAAGGGCTCTATCGGACGGTCGATGGAAAGCGGCTCGGCTTTGTCAGGCGGCGCATGCAGCATGTCAAGCAGGGCCGGTGGGATCCGCTTGACCAGGACAACCGGCCGCTGACACCGGTCGCCACCGACGAGGAGAAACCGGTCGATCTTGCGTCCATCTACGCTTTGACGAAATACGCCCAGGAGAGGCAGGTTCTGATTTTCGGTGAAGCCTACGGGCTTGATGCCGTCGCCCTGCGTCTCTTCAACGTTTTCGGCGCGGGCCAGGCGCTTTCCAATCCTTACACCGGCGTGCTCGCCAATTTCGGTTCGCGTCTGGCCAACGGTCAGCCGCCGATGATCTTCGAGGATGGCAGGCAGCGGCGCGATTTTGTCCATGTCCGCGACGTGGCGACAGCTTTCCGCCTGGCTCTGGAAAAACCCGCAGCCGCCGGTCACGTGCTCAATATCGGCAGCGGCCAGGCCTATTCGATCGCCGATGTCGCAACGCTTCTCGCCGATGCCATGGGCGTGCCCGAGATTGGCCCGGACATCATGAACAAGGCGCGTTCGGGAGACATTCGCAATTGCTTCGCCGACATTTCCAAGGCGCGCGAACTGCTCGGCTTCGAACCGAAATATCGTCTCGAAAATGCCCTCGCTCCCTTCGCCGAATGGGTGCGGCAGACCGGGGCGGTCGACCGTGGCGCCGAAATGAAGCGGCAACTGGAAGAGCGGGGGCTGGTTTCATGAACAAGGCCGGTTCTCGAGCATCCGATCACCAGGAGACGAGGCAGTTCGGTTTCGTCGAATGGTTCCGGCCCGGAGAATATGAGCGGGCTGAGGTCGCGCTGCCGGACATTCTGGAAAGTGGCGCCAGTTATCTCCGCACGCATCTTTCCTGGGCGGAATATCTGGCGCCCGGCGGCCAGCAATGGTTCGATTGGCTGATCCCGCGTATCGGCAGTGAAATCGATCTTCTGCCGTGCATACACTATACCCCGCCTTCCCTGTCCCGGACGGGCAGGTCTTCGGGCCCGCCGATCGATCTCAAATCCTATGCCGACTTCGTTGATCATGTCCTGACGCGCTATGGCCGCTATATCAGCCATATCGAGCTCTGGAACGAACCGAACAACCTGCTTGACTGGGACTGGCGCCACGACAGCGACTTCCTGCTTTTCTGCGAAATGGTCGGAGGCGCCGCCTACTGGGCGAAGCAGAGGGGCTACAAACCGGTGCTTGGCGGCCCGTGCCCCTTCGATCCCTATTGGCTCAATCTGATGGGTACGCGCGGCGTGCTCGGCGTGGTCGATGCGGTCGGCTTCCATGGCTTTCCCGGAACCTGGGACAGCGAGGAGGCAAGCTGGGGCGGCTGGGACATGCATCTCGGAGAGATGCGTGGGATTATCGATCGTTATAATGCCGATGCGGAAATATGGATCACCGAAACCGGCTACTCCACCTGGCGCAATGACGAGATCGAACAGGCGCGGCGCTTCATCAAGGCCCTGAACGTGCCGGCCGATCGCATGTACTGGTATTCCTGGTGCGACGTGCCGCCGGATGTTCCGGTTCAGGAAGGCCTGTGGTTTGATCCCAGGCATTATCATCTGGGGGCTGTCAGCCACGACAACAAGCCGAAGCTGCTTGCCCGCCTTCTCACGGAAGGAGGCGTCAAGAGGCTGGAGGAGGTCGCGGCCCTTGCCGCTCCCAACATCGCCTCCGGCGCCGCGCCAATCGTCGTCACCGGCGGCAGCGGGTTTGTCGGTTGCAATCTCGCCGACAGCCTGCTCAGCGACGGCGAGGACGTCATCATTCTCGACAGTCTGGCACGATCGGGAGTCGATCAGAATCTTTCATGGCTGAAGGAGCGGCATGGCGGACGGGTGCATCCGGTGCTCGCCGACGTTCGCGATCTGCTGGGCATCGAGGCAGCCTTCAGGGATGCCAAGGCCGTGTTCCACTACGCTGCACAGACGGCGGTGACCACCAGCCTCGTCGACCCGCTCGAGGATTTCGAAACGAACGCGCGCGGTACCCTCAATGTGCTGGAATCGGTGCGCAGGGCAGGCAAACGGGCTCCGGTCATCTTTGCCAGCACCAACAAGGTCTATGGTGCTCTCGACGATCTCGGCCTGGTCGAACTCGGCGATCGTTATCTTCCCGAAGACGAGACCGTCAGGACGCAAGGAATCGGCGAGGATCGGCCGCTTGATTTCTGCACGCCTTACGGATGTTCGAAGGGTGTGGCCGATCAGTATATCCTCGATTACGCGAAATCCTACGGCATCCCTGCCGCCGTCCTGCGGATGAGCTGTATCTATGGGCCGCGCCAGTTCGGCACCGAGGACCAGGGCTGGGTGGCGCATTTCCTGATCCGGGCACTCGGCGGGGAACCCATTTCAATCTATGGAGACGGCAAGCAGGTGCGGGACATTCTGCATGTCGATGATGCCGTCGCTGCCTATCGGGCGCTGCTTTCCAATATCGAGCGGGTTAGCGGCAAAGCATTCAACCTCGGTGGCGGACCGCGCAACGCCGTCAGCGTGCTCTCGGTGCTGCGCGAGATCGAAGTGTTTGCGGGTCGGCCTGTCGAAACCAGCTTTGGCCCATGGCGCGCCGGCGACCAGTTCTATTTCGTGGCCGACACGACGAGACTTGAACAGGAAACCGGCTGGCAAGCCGGAATCGGATGGCGTCATGGTTTGCGGCACCTCGCCGAATGGCTGATCGCCCATCGTTTCGGCGGCCGGCAGATCCGCAGGGAAAAGCGGAAGGTGTCGGCATGAGCGGACACGACCGGAGCAACAGGCATCGCCGCGTGCTGATGACGGTCGACGCCATCGGCGGCGTCTGGCGTTACGCCATGGACTTGGGCGCAGCCCTGAAATCGAACAACATCGAGGTTGTCTTTGCCGGGCTGGGGCCTTTCCCGGCAGACGACAAGGTCGCCGAGGCCGGCCGGGTCGGCAAGCTCGTCTGGCTGGATGCGCCGCTCGACTGGACGGCCCAGACTGAAGAGGCCGTTGCCGAAGTTCCGCGGCTGATCGCCGATCTCGCGCGCCGCGAACAGGCCGATCTTCTGCATCTCAATCTGCCGTCGCAAGCGGCGGGCATGCAAACAAACCTGCCGATTGCGGTGGTTTGCCATTCCTGTGTCGTCACATGGTTTGCCGCTGTCCGCGGACGCGAAGTGCCGCCGGACTGGCAGTGGCAGTACCGGCTGAACCAGGAGGGCTTTGCATGCGCGGACACGGTCATCGCGCCAAGCCACAGCCATGCGAGAGCGATGGAAGCGGCCTATGGAACGATCGGAAATCTCCAGGTCGTTCACAACGCCAGCGCCCTTGCGGTTTCCGACGAACCCAAGCAGGACTTTGTTCTTGCCGCCGGGCGCTGGTGGGACGACGGCAAGAACGGGGCCGTGCTGGATGATGCTGCAGCGATGACGCGCTGGACGGTGGCGGCGGCCGGCGCGACCACCGGTCCCAATGGGCAGAACATGCGATTTCGCCATGCCGATCACCGCGGCGAGCTTTCGCATGAGCGGATGAGCGCCTTGACGCGGCAGGCGGCCATCGTCGCCTCGCCGTCGCTC from Rhizobium sp. NLR16a encodes:
- a CDS encoding SDR family NAD(P)-dependent oxidoreductase, giving the protein MADKEAGKGLAVVTGASTGIGYELAKCAARDGYDLIIAADENRINQAAARLKEFGTAVDAVEADLSTPEGVDRLVERITASGRSVDLLMANAGCGLGKAFLDQNFTAARRVVDTNVTGTIHLIHAIGNQMRSRGEGRILLTGSIAGFMPGSYQAVYNATKAFINSFSFALREELKDSGVTVSCLMPGATETEFFKRAGLTDTAIGQAKKDDAGEVARIGYDAMMDGEGDVVSGWKNKLQAAVANVTPASVLADQHSKMAKPGSGIK
- a CDS encoding zinc-dependent alcohol dehydrogenase; this encodes MRALTWHGKHDIRCDSVPDPQIQDGRDAIIKVTACAICGSDLHLYDGVMPEMHSGDVMGHETMGEVVEVGKDNTKLKVGDRVVVPFTISCGECFFCKRGFYSGCERSNPDRAKVAKLWGNSPAGLFGYSHLLGGYAGGQAEYLRVPYADVGPIKVPAGLSDEQVLFLSDIFPTGYMAADFCNIQPGDTIAIWGCGPVGQMAIRSSFLLGAERVIAIDAVPERMALAQAAGAITLDFMDKDVYDQIMELTDGRGADACIDAVGTEAEAAASWDSRLDRIKVAMFMGTDRPHVLRQAIHCCRNFGTVSIVGVYGGFLDKIPMGSAINRGLTFKMAQTPVQHYLPILMERIEKGDIDPSFVITHRGTLEDGPALYKTFRDKQDGCIKVVLKP
- a CDS encoding metallophosphoesterase, producing MDEQRRSVRIAAVADLHVTEDGAKSYKDLFAEISSVADVLVIAGDLTDLGKPKEAELLASDLRHCTVPTVAVLGNHDHESGQVDDVCRVLTDAGVKLLNGQAAEVAGVGFVGVKGFAGGFGRHMLGSFGEAAIKAMVAESVEESMRLENAMRQVRSDRSLVVLHYAPIAETVAGEPLEIYPFLGSSRLAETIDRFRVSAVVHGHAHRGSYEGRTPGGAPVYNVAAHIEKPTGKPYALLEL
- a CDS encoding nucleotidyltransferase family protein, encoding MTARSAERDKNDNSLMKVKAVPELIDPDAEPFVTRAVRELVGSQIPFLVAGTYAVCAYTGISRQTKDFDIFCKAGDYARILGHFKAKGYTVEVEDERWLGKVFKGNHFFDVIFASSNGTMPVGDDWFEDARRVKMCGHTVRIVSPTELVWSKCFVQLRHRYDGADIAHVLLKAHDSIDWRKLLAYLEVHWEVLLIHLLNFRWIYPTERDKIPQWLLEELLDRLKAQQELPLPQMKICRGRMYSRVDFEIDVKEWGFADVGGEGELRGD
- a CDS encoding Gfo/Idh/MocA family oxidoreductase, whose translation is MKTWISGEHAATARRLKLGFLGVGWIGRHRMKAILGSGVAEAVAVADPSANMAREALALAPDARIVADLDALLEQELDGIVIATPSACHAEQSIRALGAGFAVFCQKPLGRTASEVRAVVDASRTADRLLGVDLSYRHTQGMQQIRQLIRANALGKIFAADLTFHNAYGPDKPWFYDKNQSGGGCVIDLGVHLVDLALWCLDFPSVTNVTSALRAGGKRLESKGQVEDFATATLTLAGGEIIRLTCSWRLNAGCDAEIRADFFGTEGGASFRNVDGSFYDFTAVRMSGTSSETLALPPDEWGGRAAVDWARKLAGGQRHDPACENFIAVAEAIDGIYGAGM
- a CDS encoding zinc-binding dehydrogenase, which translates into the protein MDIAATQKTGLMRAAIVTGPGRISVDTRPLPEPGPGQVRVKLEGCGVCASNLTPWAGPDWMTFPTEAGGLGHEGWGIVDAIGPDVTGIRMGERVAALSYHAYATHDIADASMVASLPKELDGKPFPGEPLGCAMNIFGRSNIESGQSVAIIGIGFLGALLTRLAAAAGARVIAISRRPYSLEVAREMGAAETIPMDDHWRIIEQVKALTDGKFCDCVIEAVGKQWPLDLAGELTKERGRLIIAGYHQDGPRQINMQLWNWRGLDVINAHEREPAVYIKGIRDAIEAVRQGRIDPQPLYTHSYPLERLDDALNTTRDRPDGFLKALVQYS
- a CDS encoding SDR family NAD(P)-dependent oxidoreductase, translating into MTILITGGCGFIGRHVAEELLKNGYDVRILDALIDQVHGDAEVSLPDGAEIIQGDVRDKDAVRAALAGVNGVIHLAAEVGVGQSMYEIARYVGCNDLGTAVLLEAMIGLPVKTIVVASSMSVYGEGLYRTVDGKRLGFVRRRMQHVKQGRWDPLDQDNRPLTPVATDEEKPVDLASIYALTKYAQERQVLIFGEAYGLDAVALRLFNVFGAGQALSNPYTGVLANFGSRLANGQPPMIFEDGRQRRDFVHVRDVATAFRLALEKPAAAGHVLNIGSGQAYSIADVATLLADAMGVPEIGPDIMNKARSGDIRNCFADISKARELLGFEPKYRLENALAPFAEWVRQTGAVDRGAEMKRQLEERGLVS
- a CDS encoding NAD-dependent epimerase/dehydratase family protein; amino-acid sequence: MNKAGSRASDHQETRQFGFVEWFRPGEYERAEVALPDILESGASYLRTHLSWAEYLAPGGQQWFDWLIPRIGSEIDLLPCIHYTPPSLSRTGRSSGPPIDLKSYADFVDHVLTRYGRYISHIELWNEPNNLLDWDWRHDSDFLLFCEMVGGAAYWAKQRGYKPVLGGPCPFDPYWLNLMGTRGVLGVVDAVGFHGFPGTWDSEEASWGGWDMHLGEMRGIIDRYNADAEIWITETGYSTWRNDEIEQARRFIKALNVPADRMYWYSWCDVPPDVPVQEGLWFDPRHYHLGAVSHDNKPKLLARLLTEGGVKRLEEVAALAAPNIASGAAPIVVTGGSGFVGCNLADSLLSDGEDVIILDSLARSGVDQNLSWLKERHGGRVHPVLADVRDLLGIEAAFRDAKAVFHYAAQTAVTTSLVDPLEDFETNARGTLNVLESVRRAGKRAPVIFASTNKVYGALDDLGLVELGDRYLPEDETVRTQGIGEDRPLDFCTPYGCSKGVADQYILDYAKSYGIPAAVLRMSCIYGPRQFGTEDQGWVAHFLIRALGGEPISIYGDGKQVRDILHVDDAVAAYRALLSNIERVSGKAFNLGGGPRNAVSVLSVLREIEVFAGRPVETSFGPWRAGDQFYFVADTTRLEQETGWQAGIGWRHGLRHLAEWLIAHRFGGRQIRREKRKVSA
- a CDS encoding glycosyltransferase family 4 protein; protein product: MSGHDRSNRHRRVLMTVDAIGGVWRYAMDLGAALKSNNIEVVFAGLGPFPADDKVAEAGRVGKLVWLDAPLDWTAQTEEAVAEVPRLIADLARREQADLLHLNLPSQAAGMQTNLPIAVVCHSCVVTWFAAVRGREVPPDWQWQYRLNQEGFACADTVIAPSHSHARAMEAAYGTIGNLQVVHNASALAVSDEPKQDFVLAAGRWWDDGKNGAVLDDAAAMTRWTVAAAGATTGPNGQNMRFRHADHRGELSHERMSALTRQAAIVASPSLYEPFGLAALEAARAGAALVLSDIPTYREIWDGAALFADPHRPDVFADAFNSLAGDPQQRAALGRKARARSAGFSVKAQAEAMRSIYSGMCARGFSTAAE